TGCCTGCACGTAGAAGGTATTGACAGCATTTGTTGACTGACAACATGTTTTGTGTCGATGACATGGCTGCTTTCCTTTGGAGCAATGTGAAGGATCTAGCTCCAAATTAAATCACTAATCTGTGTATCCATTAGAATATTTCATAAAAGATCTTAGAtcatttacttattctttctCAAAGTGTGACCAGTTTCTAAATTTAATCCTAGAAGGGGATATTTAGAATACAGAAATTGTCATCCTTTTTATATGATCACTTCAGGatgatatttatacatattttttatttgcagGCAAATCATCTTGGGGCCTGGAAAATGAGGCTTTAATTGTGAGATGTCCCAGACAAGAAAAATCTCGATACCCTGTGGTCTGGTATTACTCAAAAACCAACAAACGTATTACCACCCAGAGAAGAAGTCGTGTAGTTGCCTCAGGGGAACGTCTTAAGTTTCTCCCAGCCAAAGTCAACGATTCCGGATTTTATACTTGCATTATCAGAAGGTATTATCCAGTCCTGCTCCTTTGTCTTTAAGAGTTGATAGTCTGAGCTGCCtcacttcccttctctttctagACCTCTCTGTAGCAGTTGAATTTATAAAGTGATTGGAATAAAAGAGCACCTGAGGAACACCATCAGGTTGGACTTTAGGTGATGGTGAACTCTCTGGATGTACAAAGACAGGGCTTAATTTGTAGCCCAATTAGAAAAAGACCTAGCTTTTCTAGTGACCAGGAAAACTGAGAGCAGTCGCTCACGTTGGGCTCCAAATCAGAACAAACCAGCAGCCTAGATGTGGGGTGTCAGGGAGGCTTACGATGGTTGTAACAGGGGGGGTCATCTGTGCCTCCCACGTGAGGGGCAAACCCAAGAAGTTTACCTGAGACTGGGGGCCCACAAGTCCCTTACTCTACATGTAAATTGCCAACTCTTGTGATTTTGTGCCTGTTTGGTACATACAAGATGTCAGATGAACTAAGTCAAAAGGCAAGATGGGTACAGTTAGGTGCCTAGGTTCTGAGGTCAGACAGCATTAGTTTCAAAGTCACGGTGTGTCACTAGTTAGCTGCGCATTGCTGGTAAGTTACTTCTCCatccttgtttcctcatctgtaaaatacacgTGATAGTAGAACCCACTTCAAAGCATGGctatgagaataaaatgaatgataCACAGTAAACTCTTAATAAATActaattatctttattatatcAGGTCTCGGTGTTACAGCACATACAGTGTATACAGAAATGGTGAGGGAATCATTTTAAAGGCTACTGTAGGGGTTGTGTTTTACCTAAAATGTAacaaaaagcatttaaaactctagattttaatgattattttagaaGAAGAACCACTATCTGTCAATTGTTTTAGGAAGAAAAGCAATATTAAGTAAAAGTTAGAGCTGGGTTAAGTTATTTCATAATGctaagtgactttttaaaaattatttgatttattttaatagtcCTACCTCCAATAAGACTGGATATGTGAATGTCACCATTTATAAAAAACAACCAGGTTGTGATATTCCAGACTTTCTGATATATTCAACAACATCTGGATCAGGaagaaattccaaaatatattgtCCTACAATTGACCTCTACAATTGGACAGCGCCTGTGGAGTGGTTTAAGGTAAAAGGAAATGTGCAGGAAATAGATGAAAATTACACCATCACAATAGGTGGAAGTAAAGAATTACTGAAAGTGGACTGGAACTTTTCATTTCAGAATTGTGAAGCTCTTCAAGGATCCAGGTACCGAGCACACAAGTCATTTTTGCTGATTGACAATGCAAACAGCAAGGACATCGGTGATTATACATGTAAATTTATGCACTATGAAAATGGAGTCAATTATACTGTGACAGCAACCAGGTCATTCACAGTTATTGGTAAGCTACTGAATTTAACAAAATGCAATACTTGAAAAAAGATAATGTGACAGAAATTGTGTCCTTCTTGTTGATTTGCCGGTACTTCATGCTCCACCCCAAACTTCCTCCTGACTCATCTTATCTTACGTGTATTCTCTAATGTGATGCAAAGAGATTTTCTAAATGCACTATCAAGATTTAAGACGTTTTGGAGGGAAATTACGCTGCTAATCCAAAGCCACATCTGTTCTCTCCTCTATGGTTTAATTTGTCAAAGATAATGTGATCTGAATGCTAACCTAACATTTTTTTGAATGTCAATACAACTATTTGGAGAGCAAGATTAACTCTTTTACTCCCAATTTGTTGTCAGAGGTTCTGTAAATAGAGGAAAATCTATTTCATCTCTAACATAACTAGCCGGATTAGAAGTTGAGTGAGAAGCTTTATAAAGAGATACATAGATATTGTTGGCTGATTTTCAATCTTGATTTGCAATGCTTTCATCATCATCCAGGATCTTAAGTAGGTCATTtaactctactttttttttcaaaattactttaaattctaTAAAAGTCCACCAGGAGTGAGACTTCACAGTCAAGCCTGTTAAATCTACAAAGAGTTGGGGTCTCCTTAGCAGAGCTTGATCTATGGGTGTAGATGAAGCAGGACCTGTATGTCTGGCAGATTTCTCAGGGCAGAGCAGTAGTGGAGAAGAgtttttgtttgtagttttccaGTGCCCCACCGCTGTAAAATAAGCATCGCTGGACCACATTTGTGTTAGTACCTCTCAGTGTTCAACATCAAAACCTGCAGGGGTCCTTAATCCCACCATCCCGAAATAAATGAGAATCAAGGGGTGCAGGAATGCAGCCATGCATTCACCGTGTCTAGGCATCAGTGCCACAGGAATTTGAACTTCCTGATAGGGTGGGCCACACTGATGGAAAGCTGTGAGCAGACGTGTGGACTTAATGTGTTTATCACTTTCAGGAGTCATTTGAACTCTTCCCTGTAGCGTTCGTTATGCTTATCCTATAGAATCGTGGTTTTCTGACAATTGCTACATCATGCAATTAATTTAATGCTTTGGATGGCATTtgttttaatgataaaaagagaatagaaaatgtcaaaaaaCATCATAGGTAGTGAGAGAATGTATTGCTTGAATGTTTttgtttcgtgtgtgtgtgtgtgtgtgtgtgtatgcatgtgtatttgTTGCCATGGATCACAATGAGAAAAATCTGAGAAACATCACTGTGAAAAAGGACAGAAATATGAAACAACAAGCTTTATATTGATGACCACCCAATGCTTGCCTAATATTTgtattctctttttgtctttgatttcagATAAGCGAAGCTTTTCTTTGCTTCCAGTAATTATAGCCCCTCCACAGAATGAAACAAAGGAAGTGGAAATTGGTAAGAAAACTTTAAGAATACTGTATATGTTTCGTCTGGAAAATCTTTCCATATGACCCCTGTTCTGAATTCCCCAAGCAGTGGTCAGGCTATTACCATAGTGGatcttgaggattaaatgagatgcatAGTTGGAAACACCCACCTTGGGCCCTTGCTAATATTAGGAATATGTGGTCACAACAACGTACAGCACTTACATTTGTACTGCACtttgctctattttatttatttattctggtgCTTTCATGTGTGCTACCTCATTTCCCTCTCACTTCTATCCAACTATCCAAGGAGGCAGATATCATCCCTACTTTATGCTTGTGGATGCTTAGGCTTAGAGAGGCTCAATGACATACCCAAGGATGTGGCGTGAATAAATGATGACGGAGGAGAACCCAGATCGTATGCCTCTGTCCGTCTCTGCTTCTCCTGGTTCCCAGAGAGAATGGGGTCAAAATCAAAGTTCTTAGCATGTAAAGCAAAACCACACTGACTGCCTCAGAGGTGCTCTACTGCTTCGCAGGGTTTCCACGTTCCTCCCTGCTTTCGCCCATGCCCTCCTTCCCATCCCTCGACACGAAGCTCAAGCACCCCCTCCTCTGTGAAACCCCCCTGCCCGCCTCCTTACCTGCCAGGAAGCAGGATCAGAGCCAGCATCTGGTCAAGTCCAGGGCCACGAGCAgcagccctgctccctgccctgatGTCTCCCTCTGTATTCCCATGCCACTTGTCTATCTTTCCATTAAAACACTAGACTACCGTGTGTTCTGATCGTTTGCTTATACCGTTGTCACCTCCTTGGAGACTCTAAGCTCCTCATCCCTCTCCAGATACTTAATTCTTGACACAGGGACTAAGAACTCGGTAAAGACGACTGAGTACCCAACCCAATCAGCCCTTAAGCTTTTAGTTCTGAAAGGAGGAAGTCTCATATTAACAGGAGTGGGAGTGGAGAGGCCCTTGTTGGCTGATTAAACAGTGGGATTGCAGCTGATTCGGGTGAAATGGTTTTACCGACAAAGGTAGCTTACAGAGAGATGAAGGGAATTCCacaggagaagaaaggaggggaagaCAGCcattaaatgggaaggaaatccaaggaagaggggatatacagatatacatgtggctgattcactttgctgtacagcagaaactaacacaacattgtaaagcaactatcctccaattaaaaaaaaaaaaaaggaaaagaaatggcaaTGCGTAGTAAGGGGAAATCTCAGATTATAACGTGGCGCTGGTGAAGCCTCTAtagtttccactgcaggggagaggggagaggggcccgAGCTTCAGCCTGAGCTGTGAGTGGAGTGAAAATGATGGGAGATGGAGAAGGGGGCAAAGCGagggcagagaaggaggaaggtgcTGAAGATGAGGAAAGGAAACGGGAATCAATTCATGACACACACTAGACGTTCAATGACTTTTTTTCACATGCAAGTAAATTAAATCCTCTCTGCAGAACTGAATTTTATTGGTGAATCTCTTTCCTTCTCATCTAGGAAAACCAGCAAACCTAAGTTGCTCCGCTTGCTTTGGGAAAGGCTCTCAGACCATGGCTGACATCCTGTGGCAGGTTAACAGAAGCAACGTTGAGAACGTCGGTGAGGCGAGAATACAAGTGTCGCAAGAGCAAAATCAAAGGTATTTTCCAATCTCAGTTAAAgcatccccttcccttcccttcccttcccttcccacatGGTTTGCAACTGCAAAGTAAGCACTGAAAGTAACAGGCTGTCTTCCTAGCTCTCCCAGTGAGCTGACTTGCCTCAACGCCGTGTTAAGAATAGCGTACGTAAAAGAAGAGGATTTATCACTGAAGTACGACTGTCTGGCCGTGAACTTCCGTGGCCTGGTGATGCACACCATAAGACTAAGGAGGAAAAATCCAAGTAAGGCATGTTTCTGAGACTCTGGTCACCTGAGTTCGCTGTTAACCGCTGTAAGCTGAATCATATTCTTAGAGACCAGTGTATTGGAGTGTGGCTCCAGGGGAATCCATCAGGACAGAGTGGCCCATCTCATAAATTGGAGGCAGGTGGAGAAAAGATCTGTCTTGGCTGTAGGCAACAGGAGGACACATTGTGTGTAGAGAATTCAAGACAAAAACGAAGCCACGCCACATTCCCTGTGCTTTCCATCCTCAGCGCGTCCAGACAGCGTTAAACAAGTCCGTGGGGACGCGCCCTCCTCTCGGGTACAAAGGCATCTTCCGCACACAATGATGGCAGAAAAGTCGTTTTGCAAACATTTCCTTCCTGACCACCTGTCAATTTCCTCACTTGTTTGCATGTCCAGATAAAGACACCCCGTTGGTTAGATGTAGCATTTAATCCGGTGTAATTAAGGGTGGGGAGACAATTTTGATAGTTTTACTTGTCACTCCATGTACCACTACGTAGAAATTATTTCGTGTGTTTGTCACATAGTCATAGGGAGAGGTATAAACTCCCAGTTTATACCCCTAAGTGACGTAGAGTCCAGATTAATTTGGATAAACCCACAAAGGCACAACATGATTgggagagatgagaaaacagaccaCCAGTCAGATAGGGTCTTTTAGTCTCTGCCCGAGCGGGTGCTTGGCATTTTTCTTGTTTGAATTCAACTTTAACCACCGATTTGCAAGCTTTTATAAAACAAACGGAATCACGACTACtgtagatgattttttttttttttttttttgtggtatgcgggcctccctctgccgtggcctctcccgttgcggagcacaggctccggacgcgcaggcccagcggccatggctcacgggcccggccgctccgcggcacgtgggatcctcccagaccggggcgcgaacccggttcccctgcatcggcaggcggacgcgcaaccactgcgccaccagggaagccctgtagatgaTTTTAAATGCTGGCATGTTCCATGGGTCATCAGGATTCTGCCAGTTATAACTGTGTCACCCCAGGACATGTGGACCCTGTTGAGATGTCATTTTAGGGTGACATTTGTGGTTCTGGTGGGCACGGAAGATCCCGCAAGAAAGAGGAAGCCACCTCCACCCCTAGCACTGCCATGGTGTCCTTATCCCCATGCTTTTCTCACGTTGTCATTATATGAACGTTCTCCGGGTACCTGTGTATTGGAATTGTTTTCATGTTACATGTACTTGGTGATTTTGTTCCTTCTAATTCATCTGTATATGCTACCTTTCACCTGTGTTTCTTCAAAGCAACACAATTATACTCTGTCTCAACAACTATGtcaattaaacaaaaattgtTACAACTGCTCTCAATGGTCACAAtgaattcctttctttctaaccatacaataaaagaaattacacATTGTcctgaatttgaaaaacaaaaactaaaaagccCGTGTCCCCATATTATCAAATATCATTAAACATTTGATACTACTACTGTTAGTAATAATAGTACACATTTACTCATTGTTCCCTAGGTACCAGGACCTGTCATTATTTcccatataatttttcatttattttatcaaaaatccACGAGGAAGAGACTATTACCATGATCTAgttttatagacgaggaaactgaggcaaagagaggttgaATAATTGGCCAGGCTACAGttacagagccaggattcaaaggcAAGCAGTGTTTCCTGTTTATAAGCTCTTACAGATAGCATTCAGTGTTTAGTCAACACGTACAAGGATTActtacacatttataaaataactaacatttagGAAGATACTGAACTTCAACTTGCCTTAATGTCTTGGATTAACTTCTTTCTTCTAGTTAGCCAGTCACAGGCATAACTACTTCACAAGAAATAGGGATTCCCGGCGTGCATCCAGATAGGATTTTTAGAAAGAGTGACCTGGAAAGGAATCCAGTTGAAATAATTCACTTAGGGAGTATTTATCATTTAAACTGATGACAGTGCAGACGCCAGGCTCACTCACAATTTTCAGTTTTGGATCGGTTCACCttggtcattctttttttaattttaattttaatttttttattaaaaaaaaaagttttaaccatgccatgcagcacatgggatcttagttccccgaccagaaatcgaacccgcaccccctgcagtggaaacttggagtcctaacctctggactgccagggaattccccacctTGGTCATTCTTGATTTCATAGTGTGGATACTCAGGGAGCTGATGAACTAAGGAAGGAATTTGCAAATACAGACCAGGGATTTTCTAGATTTTCAATGGCAAAACTGGGAGCCTGTGTTTTGAGatcagatgaaaatgaaaagggaGCTATCTAGCCAAATCTCATTTGAGAGTCTTTTCACATTTATCTTTAAGTGGGACCATTTGTAAGATGGGATAGTTAACGATTCTAAGGAGGGAAGTAAACCTAAAACAGCCAAAAATACTATTGATGAGCACAGTTCTTACATTCAATTTGTATATATCGGATTCAATAAATACGGGGACCATCTTGCATATATACATTATGAAGCAATGAGTAAGGATAAAAGTTCAGtgatggctaaataatattcatcAGAAGGGAAATACAGGGCATATTTAGGACCTAAAACCCAGTCATTTGATTTCATCAAATACACAATAGAGACTTAGATAGCTCTTGTTTCTTCCCTGCTTTCCTATGCCACCAACCCCAGATGCAATAAGTCCCCAAGACCTGTTGATTCTTCCTCCTTAACGCCGCCAACGCCAGGTTTGTCCATTCCTTTCTCATGATTACATGAATCCGGTCCCTCCTCATCTCTCACCCCCCATACTGCAGAAACTTCTCATCCCATTCTACTCTGAGGACCTGTGGGTCATGGAAACAAAACTTCCACTACCATCAGATTAATCTTGCTTGAAAACCACTTTCACTGTTAACGAACCACTCCGCACTCTTCAATGGCTCTCATGACCAGAATAGAGACAAAATGCTTTAGCTGGAGCCTCAAATCTGATCAGAGCCTAGCCCTAGACCCACCATTCCAATCATATGTTCCAGTAATTCCCCAAACTGGATCATCCCCCTTCCTCAGAAAACAcactcccatctctgcccttGGGCTCACAGCATCCTCTCTTGCCAGGAAtacactttgtttttgtttttgtttttttgcagctATCTAAATCTTACTCATCCTCCAGGGACCTTATTCTGCAAGAAGCCTTCACTGCCCAATCCAGCATGGAGTGAGCACAGCTTCCTAAAACCTCTGCTAGATAAAACTAATGCTTTCACTTCCAATCTTAGCTAAGTTTAcatgtgtctgtctttctcttatgCTTTGAAAATCCCCTACAGTGCCTAGCCTGGTGCCTTGCACGG
The sequence above is a segment of the Physeter macrocephalus isolate SW-GA chromosome 12, ASM283717v5, whole genome shotgun sequence genome. Coding sequences within it:
- the IL1RL1 gene encoding interleukin-1 receptor-like 1 — its product is MRLWVLVILTILIPSTSATFSKSSWGLENEALIVRCPRQEKSRYPVVWYYSKTNKRITTQRRSRVVASGERLKFLPAKVNDSGFYTCIIRSPTSNKTGYVNVTIYKKQPGCDIPDFLIYSTTSGSGRNSKIYCPTIDLYNWTAPVEWFKNCEALQGSRYRAHKSFLLIDNANSKDIGDYTCKFMHYENGVNYTVTATRSFTVIDKRSFSLLPVIIAPPQNETKEVEIGKPANLSCSACFGKGSQTMADILWQVNRSNVENVGEARIQVSQEQNQSSPSELTCLNAVLRIAYVKEEDLSLKYDCLAVNFRGLVMHTIRLRRKNPMDQQSTYYMLAGFSILFLLINVLVILLKTFWIEIILLWRDIARPHKTRNDGKTYDAYVIYPRNCKNSPEGASSVEYFVHQILPDVLENKCGYDLYIYGRDLLPGEDVATTVETSIQKSRRHIFILTPEVMHSEEFAYEWEIALHNTLIQNDCKAILIEMEALCPPSGLQFGELQDSLKHLVKVQGTIKWREDLVANKQSLNSKFWKHIRYHMPVPSKLPRKTPRSASSSARDSSACFDG